A region from the Rosa rugosa chromosome 6, drRosRugo1.1, whole genome shotgun sequence genome encodes:
- the LOC133714632 gene encoding vicianin hydrolase-like, with the protein MAFGGSVFLSMLLSLAAAASFSVGTSDAYYIPFNRSSFPAGFLFGAGSAAYQSEGAAFLDGRGPSIWDTFVRKHPEKIWDHSTGDVADDFYHRYKEDIKLMKKIGLNSFRFSISWPRLLPKGKLSGGVNPLGVKFYNNLINELVSNGIKPLVTLLHYDPPQALDDLYGGFVSPNIINDYGDYVNLCFKTFGDRVKHWVTMNEPNGFAINAYNGGTFAPGRCSNYEGNCTSGNSATEPYIVAHHLLLAHSAAVKIYKDKYQASQKGQIGITIVTHWWKPKFPEQLASRKATLRSLDFMFGWFADPIFHGDYPKVMRSLVGNRLPKFTEAESKQIKGSLDFLGLNYYTTYYTVDEPASSNSVNHSWSADRQIAASTTDRNGALIGAATDLDWLFVYPKGIRETLLYIKEKYKNPNIYITENGYAYGYNASTPIQEARKDNLRIRYHHDHLWYLLKAMKDGVKVQGYYAWSFWDDFEWDAGYTVGFGLTLVDVKDNLRRYLKYSAYWFKMFLLH; encoded by the exons ATGGCATTTGGAGGTTCTGTGTTCTTGTCTATGCTCCTATCTTTGGCTGCAGCTGCTAGCTTCTCCGTTGGCACTTCCGATGCTTATTATATCCCTTTTAACCGAAGCAGTTTTCCCGCTGGATTCCTTTTTGGTGCTGGTTCAGCTGCTTATCAG TCGGAAGGAGCAGCATTTCTAGATGGAAGGGGACCTAGCATCTGGGATACTTTCGTTAGGAAACATCCAG AAAAAATATGGGATCACAGCACGGGAGACGTAGCTGATGACTTTTATCACCGTTATAAG GAGGACataaaattgatgaagaaaattGGGTTGAACTCTTTCAGATTCTCAATTTCATGGCCCAGATTACTTCCCA AGGGAAAACTTAGTGGAGGAGTGAACCCACTTGGTGTCAAATTCTACAATAATCTCATCAATGAGCTCGTATCCAATG GTATCAAGCCCTTAGTGACTTTGCTCCATTATGATCCTCCCCAAGCACTTGATGATCTGTATGGCGGGTTCGTAAGCCCTAACATAAT AAATGATTATGGAGATTATGTGAATTTGTGCTTCAAGACATTTGGTGATCGAGTGAAGCACTGGGTCACAATGAACGAACCTAACGGATTTGCTATTAATGCCTACAACGGCGGTACCTTTGCACCAGGTCGGTGTTCTAACTATGAGGGAAATTGCACTTCCGGTAACTCTGCGACTGAACCCTACATTGTGGCACACCATTTGCTTCTTGCGCATTCAGCCGCTGTCAAGATATACAAGGACAAATATCAA GCTTCCCAAAAGGGACAGATCGGGATTACCATAGTCACTCACTGGTGGAAACCTAAATTCCCAGAACAGCTGGCTAGCCGGAAAGCCACCCTTAGATCACTTGACTTTATGTTTGGATG GTTTGCGGATCCTATATTTCATGGTGATTATCCGAAGGTCATGCGATCCTTGGTCGGGAATCGATTGCCGAAATTTACAGAAGCTGAATCGAAGCAGATAAAAGGGTCCCTCGATTTTCTTGGGTTAAATTATTACACAACATATTATACAGTAGATGAACCAGCTTCATCCAACTCTGTCAACCATAGTTGGAGTGCAGACAGACAAATCGCTGCTTCTACTA CTGATAGAAATGGGGCTCTTATTGGTGCAGCG ACTGATCTGGATTGGCTTTTCGTTTATCCAAAAGGGATTAGAGAGACTCTTCTATATATAAAGGAAAAGTACAAGAATCCTAACATTTACATAACTGAAAATG GATATGCATATGGATATAATGCCTCAACGCCAATCCAAGAAGCTCGTAAGGATAATTTGAGAATAAGATACCATCACGACCATCTGTGGTATCTTTTGAAAGCTATGAA gGATGGGGTTAAAGTGCAGGGATACTATGCGTGGTCATTTTGGGATGACTTCGAATGGGATGCTGGTTACACAGTTGGGTTTGGCCTTACATTAGTTGATGTCAAGGATAATCTGAGAAGATACCTCAAATATTCTGCCTATTGGTTCAAGATGTTCCTCCTGCACTGA